One Bacteroidales bacterium genomic window carries:
- a CDS encoding ribose-phosphate pyrophosphokinase, with amino-acid sequence MSSDNPIKIFAGSGSQELAEKIAKSYGSNVGKCSILRFSDGEFQPAYEESVRGAAVFIIQSTFPPAENLFELLLMIDAAKRASADKIVAVMPYFGYARQDRKDRPRCAIGAKLVANLLCAAGVDRVMTMDLHADPIQGFFDVPVDHLYASPIFVPYLKSLNLDNMVIAAPDVGGTKRANAYSRFLNVEMAICYKLRKKANEISEMKVIGDVENKDVVIVDDMVDTAGTITLAADLMHELGANSVRVVSTHPVLSGPAYDRIKKSHIVEMVVTDTIPLIIPHPKIKVLSVADIFADVIQKVYTHQSISDNFIDNRRIPKD; translated from the coding sequence ATGTCAAGTGACAATCCCATAAAAATATTTGCCGGTTCCGGTTCTCAGGAACTTGCAGAAAAAATAGCCAAAAGTTATGGTTCCAATGTAGGAAAATGCTCTATTCTTCGGTTCAGTGATGGTGAATTCCAGCCGGCATATGAAGAGTCTGTCCGCGGCGCTGCTGTTTTTATCATCCAATCCACATTTCCACCCGCTGAAAACCTGTTTGAATTGCTTTTGATGATTGATGCGGCCAAACGTGCTTCTGCTGATAAGATTGTGGCTGTAATGCCTTATTTCGGATATGCCCGTCAGGACCGCAAAGACAGGCCACGTTGCGCCATCGGTGCCAAACTGGTAGCTAACCTGCTATGTGCTGCCGGAGTGGATCGTGTTATGACTATGGATCTACATGCGGATCCTATTCAGGGGTTCTTTGATGTTCCGGTAGATCATCTATATGCTTCTCCTATCTTTGTTCCATACCTGAAAAGCCTGAATCTGGATAATATGGTGATTGCAGCTCCTGATGTAGGTGGAACCAAACGCGCCAATGCCTATTCCCGTTTCCTGAATGTGGAAATGGCCATCTGCTATAAACTACGGAAAAAAGCCAATGAAATCAGTGAAATGAAGGTAATCGGCGATGTGGAAAACAAAGATGTCGTCATTGTGGATGATATGGTAGATACTGCCGGAACGATCACTCTTGCCGCAGACCTGATGCACGAGTTGGGTGCTAATTCTGTCAGGGTGGTCAGCACACATCCTGTCCTTTCAGGTCCTGCTTATGACAGGATAAAAAAATCACATATCGTTGAAATGGTAGTAACCGATACAATTCCATTGATCATACCACATCCGAAAATCAAAGTATTATCTGTTGCCGATATTTTCGCAGATGTCATCCAGAAAGTATATACACATCAGTCGATCAGTGATAATTTTATTGATAACAGACGGATACCTAAAGATTAA
- a CDS encoding DMT family transporter, whose product MNEKLKGHLIVLVTNILFGLNIPISKAILSTDIGPFGWSFLRALFTCICFWLLSLFLPKEPIVKKSDYGMLVLCALFGLVFNQLSFVAGLTLTSPIDASIITTSVPVLVMLIAAIVLKEPITTTKVTGVFVGATGALLLILSASNKATGAGSIQGDLLCVVSCLSYAIYLVISKPIVQRYSSVTVMKWTFLFSTLFLSPTGLREVINYPYPDFDTRLWLQITYALVGGTFIPYLLIPLGLKRLRPTTMSMYNYVQPLVASIVAIIILQDTFTWVKACAAILVFTGVFIVNKSKSRAQMEAEKSGKNG is encoded by the coding sequence GTGAACGAAAAATTAAAGGGACATTTGATTGTCCTGGTCACCAATATCCTTTTCGGATTAAATATCCCAATTTCAAAGGCTATCTTATCAACAGACATCGGACCATTTGGGTGGTCTTTTTTGCGCGCGCTATTTACCTGTATCTGCTTCTGGTTGCTTTCGCTGTTTCTACCTAAAGAACCCATTGTGAAAAAATCGGATTATGGTATGTTGGTTTTGTGCGCATTGTTTGGTCTGGTGTTTAACCAGTTATCATTTGTGGCCGGCTTGACCCTGACATCTCCGATCGACGCATCCATCATCACCACCTCTGTTCCGGTGCTGGTCATGCTCATTGCCGCCATCGTATTAAAAGAACCTATTACAACAACCAAGGTAACAGGTGTTTTTGTAGGCGCAACAGGTGCTTTGTTACTCATTCTCTCGGCTTCGAATAAAGCCACAGGTGCAGGAAGCATACAAGGCGACCTGCTCTGTGTAGTCAGTTGTCTTTCATATGCCATATATCTGGTTATTTCCAAACCGATCGTACAACGCTATTCCTCTGTTACGGTGATGAAATGGACATTTCTTTTCTCAACTTTATTTCTTTCTCCGACAGGTTTACGGGAAGTAATCAATTATCCTTATCCTGATTTTGATACCCGCCTTTGGTTGCAAATAACTTATGCACTGGTCGGCGGTACATTTATCCCGTACCTTTTGATCCCCTTAGGCCTAAAACGGTTACGCCCCACCACCATGAGCATGTATAATTATGTACAACCACTGGTTGCCTCCATAGTAGCCATTATCATTTTACAGGATACATTCACCTGGGTGAAAGCATGTGCGGCAATACTCGTATTTACAGGTGTATTCATCGTAAATAAAAGTAAATCCAGGGCCCAGATGGAAGCGGAGAAATCGGGGAAGAACGGATAA